The Pseudomonadota bacterium genome includes a window with the following:
- a CDS encoding sugar phosphate isomerase/epimerase, with protein MKAIKGPALFLAQFAGDEAPFNSWDAITKWAADCGYIGVQVPSWDGRLFDLAKAAESKTYCDDFKGQAAANGITVTELSTHLQGQLVAVHPAYDAAFDGFADPSVHGNPAARQAWAVDQVMKAITASKNMGISAHVTFSGALAWPYVYPWPQRPAGLIETAFDELAARWKPILDHAEECGVDICYEIHPGEDLHDGISFEMFLERVGNHARANMLYDPSHYVLQALDHLANIDIYHDRIKMFHVKDAELNPTGRQGVYGGYQSWVDRAGRFRSLGDGQVDFKGVFSKLTQYGFDGWAVVEWECAIKHPEDGAREGAQFVKDHIIRPTEVAFDDFAGGGADDAANRKMLGL; from the coding sequence ATGAAAGCCATCAAGGGCCCAGCGCTCTTTCTCGCCCAGTTCGCGGGCGATGAAGCACCATTCAATTCGTGGGACGCGATCACGAAGTGGGCCGCCGATTGCGGCTACATCGGTGTACAAGTTCCGAGCTGGGACGGTCGGCTTTTCGATCTGGCCAAGGCAGCTGAATCGAAGACCTACTGCGATGATTTTAAAGGGCAGGCAGCTGCCAACGGGATAACCGTCACCGAGCTTTCGACGCATCTACAGGGCCAACTGGTCGCGGTGCACCCCGCCTATGATGCCGCCTTCGATGGATTTGCAGACCCGTCCGTGCATGGCAATCCGGCAGCGCGGCAGGCCTGGGCAGTCGATCAGGTTATGAAAGCCATCACCGCATCCAAGAACATGGGTATCAGCGCCCATGTCACCTTTTCGGGCGCCCTCGCCTGGCCCTACGTCTATCCGTGGCCGCAGCGCCCTGCCGGCCTGATCGAAACCGCGTTCGATGAACTGGCGGCTCGCTGGAAGCCGATCCTCGATCACGCAGAAGAGTGCGGCGTAGATATCTGTTACGAGATCCACCCAGGGGAAGACCTGCATGATGGCATCTCTTTCGAGATGTTCCTCGAGCGCGTGGGCAACCATGCTCGCGCCAACATGCTGTATGATCCCTCGCACTATGTGCTGCAGGCGCTCGATCACCTCGCCAACATCGACATCTACCACGACCGCATCAAGATGTTTCACGTCAAAGATGCGGAGCTGAACCCCACTGGCCGGCAAGGCGTTTATGGCGGCTATCAAAGCTGGGTAGATCGTGCGGGACGGTTCCGCTCGCTTGGCGATGGTCAGGTGGACTTCAAGGGCGTTTTCTCCAAGCTGACCCAGTACGGCTTTGATGGCTGGGCGGTCGTCGAATGGGAATGCGCGATCAAGCACCCCGAAGATGGCGCACGCGAAGGTGCGCAGTTCGTCAAGGATCATATTATCCGGCCGACTGAAGTCGCCTTTGACGACTTCGCTGGCGGCGGAGCCGATGACGCGGCCAACCGCAAGATGCTCGGTCTGTAG